The following DNA comes from Ignavibacteriales bacterium.
GCAGAAAGACGGCATTGGCAGAAGGGGCATCTGTGTCTCGCTGGCGTAGCTCAGTTGGTAGAGCAGCTGACTTGTAATCAGCAGGTCGACGGTCCGAATCCGCCCGCCAGCTCTTCGAGAACATTCATTGCGCGTCGCACGCGAGAAGACTCGGGCAGGTAGCGAAGTGGTTAAACGCATCAGACTGTAAATCTGACGGCTCAAGCCTTCGGAGGTTCGAATCCTTCCCTGCCCACCAGGAAATTGTCGGTCGCCGATTGTCTGCGCCGAAGGCGCATCCGCCTCAGGCGGAGATTGTCGATTGATTGTTGTGTAAATCGAAATTCGAAAATTGGAAATCGAACATGTCTTTGCGGGAGTAACTCAGTTGGTAGAGTCACAGCCTTCCAAGCTGTTGGTCGCGGGTTCGAGTCCCGTCTCCCGCTCAACGACTCACTTCTGAGTTCGAAATTGGGAGTTCGATATTCAGCGTTCACATGCGAATAACGAATATCGTACATCGAATATCGAATAACGAAGTTGGTTGCATGCTTGCGTAGCTCAGTTGGTAGAGCACTTCCTTGGTAAGGAAGAGGTCATCGGTTCAATCCCGATCGCAAGCTCGGAGTATCACTGACCATAGTTTGTCCATAAGCGGAGTCGAATGTCGTGAGAGATATTATCACTTTGGAATGCTCAACCTGCAAACGCAGGAACTACAGTGCAACGAAAAACAAGAAGCTGCAGACCGGCCGGGTTGAGTACAAGAAATATTGTAAGTGGTGCAAGAAGCGCACACCCCACAAAGAAACGAAGTGACACAGCCCGGTTGGTAGAGTCCTTGTGCGCTGTCTGAAGGATTCCTGCCCTCTCCTGGGAATGTTTCCTACGTCAGTGGCTCAATTGGTAGAGCAGCGGTCTCCAAAACCGCAGGTTGGGGGTTCGAGTCCCTCCTGACGTGCTCGTCTCAAGCACGGTAGTAATCATGAACGTGGCATTCATTTGCATGGTGAACAATGAAAGAAAAGATTCTCAATTTTTTCAATGACGTGGTAAAAGAGATGGGCAAGGTGACGTGGCCGACCCGTGATGAACTCGCGGAATCGACGAAGATCGTCATCATCGTTTGTGTACTCATTTCTTTGTTTACCTGGGGTGTCGATACTCTGCTGGCCGCAGCCCTCAAGGCAATCCTTTAATCCGAGGAAGGACAAGAGAGTTGAACAAGCGCTGGTACGTTGTGCGAACATACTCAGGTCACGAGGCAAAGGTGAAGACATACCTCGAATCGGAGACCGCCCGGTTGAATTTGAGCGAGCGTCTCTCGAGTGTCATGATTCCTTCGGAAAAAGTCATCGAGGTCAAGGACGGGAAAAAGAAAGCCCGGGTGAAGAACTTTTTCCCCGGATATGTCCTGGTGGAGGCGGTGCTCGACAAGGAAACGATCCATCTGATCCTTGAAGCTCCGTCAGTTCTCGGGTTCGTCCCCGACAAGAATAACCCCGCTCCTCTTCAGCCCGACGAAGTGCGGCGGTTGATCGGGAAGATGGAATCGAAGGAAGACGTCGAATTGGTCGAGATCCCGTTTCGTATGGGAGACCCGGTCAAGGTTGTCGAAGGTCCCTTCAACAATTTTTCAGGTTTCGTGCAGGAAGTGAATCCGGAGAAATTGAAGGTAAAGGTGATGGTCAGCATTTTCGGACGGAAGACCCCTGTGGAACTGGATTTCGTCCAGGTGGAATTGGAAAAGTAGCTTCAGACTTCGTGAGTCGTTCTATTTAGAGAGAGAGGCAGATCGTTTATGGCGAAAAAAATTACAGGGTTTATCAAGCTGCAAATTCCTGCCGGACAAGCGAATCCGGCACCTCCGGTCGGTCCCGCCCTTGGTCAAAAGGGCGTGAACATCATGGAATTCTGCAAGCAATTCAACGCCAGGACCAAGGATCAGCAGGGCCTGATTATCCCGGTGATCATCACCGTCTTCAGTGATAAGTCGTTTACGTTTATCACCAAGACGCCGCCGGCGGCGACATTGCTCCTGAAAGCGGCGAAGGTCGAAAAAGGCTCCGGCGAACCGAATCGCAACAAGGTCGGCAAGGTCACGAAGAAGCAGGTTCGCGAGATTGCTGAATCAAAGATGGTTGACCTGAATGCAGCTTCAGTGGAAGCCGCGATGAGCATGGTCGCTGGGACTGCTCGCAGCATGGGCATCACGGTTGAAGATTAATCAACACGCGCACGGAAAGTGAGATTTGTCGTATGAGAACTCGAAGCAAGCGCTACAAGACAGTGGCGACAAAAGTTGAGAAGAAGAACTACACGATTGCCGACGCTGTGCAGAAGGTGAAAGAAACTGCCAGCGCAAAGTTCGCCGAAGGCGTCGATATCGCAGTTCGCCTCGGTGTCGATCCGAAGAAGGCCGATCAGGCCCTCCGCGGCACGGTTGCGTTGCCGCACGGAATCGGTAAGGCAGTGCGTGTACTTGTGATTGCCAAGCCGCCGAAGGATGACGAAGCGAAGGCAGCCGGCGCAGACCATGTCGGATTCCAGGACTACCTCGAGAAGATTCAGGGTGGATGGGCAGACGTGGACGTGATCATTGCGACGCCGGACGTCATGGGAGATCTCGGAAAGCTCGGAAGAATCCTCGGCCCCCGCGGTCTGATGCCGAATCCGAAGAGTGGCACCGTAACCGTCGATGTCGGAAAAGCGGTCACAGAAGTGAAAGCTGGAAAAATTGAATTCCGCGTCGACAAGGCCGGTATCGTGCACGCCACGGTCGGCAAAGCGAGTTTCGAAAAGGATAAGCTGGTGGAGAATATCCAGTCATTCCTGACGACCATCGTTCGCCTGAAGCCCTCGACGGCGAAGGGAACGTATATCAAGAGTATCGCGATCTCCACGACGATGGGACCTGGTGTCCAGATTGATCGCGGCGAAATCGCCGGTCATTAACCAAGAACTTACGCACTCACATCTCAAACGGACGAAGTCCGGTGCCCGGGTGATCGGGGCTTCTCATCGGTCTTCACAGGTCGGTTGTTTCAGACCTGCACGTTGTGAACAACAGTAGTTATCTGGAAGGTATCTCATGAACCGATCGGACAAAGAGGCGATCGTAGCGGAAGTTGCTGAACGGGCCGCGCGCGCGACTGCCATGTACTTTGCCGACTTCACCGGGCTCACTGTCGAAGAAGCAACCCAGCTTCGAAGTGAATTCCGGAAGGCCGGCGTCGAGTACAGGGTGGTAAAGAACACGCTCGCGAAAAAAGCCCTGGAGCAAGTGACCGGATACGATCGTGTGTTTGACAAATTGGTCGGGCCGACTGGGATTGCTTTCAGTTACGATGACGCAGTAGCTCCCGCAAGGATCATCAAGAAGTTCAGTGACAAATCCGGCAAGCTGAAGCTCAAGGCTGCCGTTCTTGAGAAACAGGTCTTTGACGGATCACAATTGGATGAACTGTCCAAGTTGCCAACCCGCGCTGAGTTGATGTCGGGTATCATTGGCACCATCCATGCGCCGGTCTCCGGAATCGTCGGAGCCATCGGTGCGGTGATACGGGATCTCGTCAATGTGATTGACGCAATCGAGAAGAAGAAAGCGGCCTAGCCACTCACCAAGTTTGAACATTTTTAACCAAGGAGAAATACAATGTCAGCAGTAGCAGAAATTGTCGAGAAGATTGAAAAATTGACTCTGCTCGAAGCAGCCGAGTTGAAAAAGGCACTGGAAGAGAAGTTCGGCGTGACCGCGTCAGCCCCGATGATGTTTGCGGGTGCAGCGCCGGCCGCCGCCGCGCCAGCAGTCGAAGAAAAGACTGAATTCACCGTCGAATTGAAAAGCGCCGGTGCCCAGAAGATCAACGTGATCAAAGTTGTTCGCGCAGCGACCGGTCTCGGACTCAAGGAAGCCAAGGATTTGGTTGACGGCGCTCCGAAGGCCGTGAAAGAAGGTCTCAACAAGGAAGAAGCAGAGAAGTTGAAGAAAGAGATCGAAGAAGCGGGTGGCGTGGTTGAGTTGAAGTAACGCTCTCGTGTTCTCATCCGAACTTTTCTTTTTTCATCGCTGTTGATTACGGAAAGCACAATCTGGCGAACAGTGCAAGTCTCAAAGCCGATGGTTTCCTCGCTCCAAAGCGAGAGCGAGCCATCGGCTTGAGCTATCTTTAGAGAGCAGCTTTCACGAGCCCCTCACAAGCTGACTCGAATCCTGCGGGAATCCCAGATAACAACGATGTTCGGGCTCTTGATGTGCGATTCATCTATCCATTTTAAAAGGAGTGGTTGAATTGAAGAACCAATCCAATGGCTCAGACGGTCGAATCTCCTTCGGCCGCATTCCATCGGTAATTGAAACACCGGACCTGCTCAACGTCCAAATCGACTCGTTCAACAAGTTCCTGCAGTCGGAGGTGCCGCCCCATCGTCGGAAGAGGCATGGCCTGCAGCAGGTATTCGAAATGAACTTCCCGATCACCGACGCCCGGGAAAACTTCCTGCTCGAGTTTGCGGAGTACTACGTCGAGAAACCGAAATACTCCGTCGTCGAATGCCAGGAGCGCGGATTGACCTTCTCCGTGCCACTCAAGGCAAAGTTGCGCCTTTCCTCGAAGAGGGAAGGCAGCCAGGAATTCACCGATACCGTCGAACAGGAAGTCTATCTCGGGAATCTTCCGGCGATGACGATGCGCGGCACGTTCATCATCAACGGTGCCGAACGCGTGGTCGTCAGCCAGCTCCATCGTTCGCCCGGCGTGTTCTTTGGCGAGTCTGTCCATCCGAACGGGACGCTGATGTACTCGGCGCGTATCATCCCGTTCCGCGGTTCGTGGGTGGAGTTCTCTACGGACATCAACAACGTGATGTATGCCTATATCGATCGGAAGAAGAAATTCCCGGTCACGACCCTGTTGCGCGCACTGGGGTATTCGTCGGACGATGAAATCCTTGACCTCTTCGATCTGGTCGAGGAAGTCGAAGTGAACAAGGTCGCCTTGAAGGATTATGTCGGCCGCACGATTTGCAGCGACGTGTTCGATAAGAAGACCGGCGAAATCTTCATCAACAAGGACGCGAAGCTCACCGAAGAGAACGTCAAGCAGATCAAGAAGGCAGATTTGAAAAAGATCCGCCTGTTGAAATCGGAGGCGATGGACTCGCGCTCCGTGATCGCGAATACGATCCTGCGTGACGTCGCCCGCTCCGAGGAAGATGCTCTCGAAACAATCTATTCGCAGCTCCGCTCGGGCGAAGCGCCGGACCTCGATACGGCAAAGAACCTGATCGACCGGTTGTTCTTCAACCCGAAACGATACGACCTCGGCGATGTGGGACGCCATCGCATGAACGCCAAGCTCGGCCTGACGATCAAGGAAGACGTCACGACCCTTACCCGCGAGGACATCGTCGCGATCGTGAAGTACCTCATCGATCTCCAGCAGGGCAAGAAGAATGTCGACGACATCGATCACCTGGGCAACCGCCGCGTCCGCACTGTGGGCGAGCAGCTGGCACAGCAGTTCAATGTCGGCCTCTCGCGCATGACGCGCACCATCCGTGAGCGTATGAATCTCCGCGACAGCGAGACGATTACGCCGCAGGATCTGGTGAACGCGCGGACGATCACAAGCGTGATCAATGCGTTCTTCGGTACGAACCAGCTCTCCCAGTTTATGGACCAGACCAATCCTCTGGCAGAAATGACACACAAACGCCGTGTGTCTGCCCTTGGACCGGGCGGTCTGACTCGCGAACGAGCGGGCTTCGAAGTCCGTGACGTTCACTACACGCACTACGGCCGCTTGTGCCCGATCGAAACGCCGGAAGGGCCGAACATCGGTCTCATCTCTTCTCTCTGCATCCATGCCCGGATCAACGATTTCGGCTTCATCGAGACCCCGTACCGCAAGGTCAAAGGGGGAAAGGTGACGGAAGAAATCGACTTCCTCGCGGCAGAGAAGGAAGACGAGGTAACGATCGCTCAGGCAAACGCCGTGGTCGATGAGCGCGGTCGCTTCAAGGAAGAGAGAGTCAAATCCCGGTTCCAGAGCGACTACCCGCTCGCAGAGCCGGACAAGATTCAGTACATGGACGTTGCTCCGAACCAGATCGTCAGCGCTGCTGCCGCGCTGATCCCGTTCCTCGAGCACGATGACGCCAACCGCGCGCTGATGGGCTCGAACATGCAACGCCAGGCAGTCCCGCTGCTGGTGCCGGTAGCCCCGATCGTCGGCACGGGACTCGAAGAAAAGCTCGCCCGTGATTCCAGGACAATCATCGCGGCAGAGCGCAACGGCAGTGTCGAGTCGGTCACCGCAGACGCGATCGTTGTCCAGTATGACATCGACGAAAACAGTACCGAGGCGATCATCAGTTTCGATGACAAGCGCCGGGTGGAATACAAGCTCACCAAGTTTTTCCGCACGAACCAGGACACCTGCATCAATCAGAAGCCGGTGGTGAAAGAAGGAGATCGCATCAAGCGCGGGGACGTCCTGGCAGACGGTTGCGCAACCGACGAAGGCGAGCTGGCACTCGGACGGAACGTCCTTGTTGCCTTCATGCCATGGCGCGGCTACAACTTCGAAGACGCGATCATCATCAGCGAGCGGATTGTTGCAGAAGACGTCTTCACATCCATTCATATCGAGGAGTTCGAGCTTCAGGTCCGCGATACGAAGCGCGGCGAAGAGGAACTGACCCGTGAAATCCCGAACGTCAGTGAGGAAGCGACAAAGGACCTCGACGAAAACGGCATCGTGCGCATCGGCGCGGAAGTGAACGAAGGTGACATCCTCATCGGCAAGATCACGCCGAAAGGTGAAACCGACCCGACGCCGGAAGAGAAACTGCTGAAAGCGATCTTCGGTGAAAAGGCCGGCGACGTGAAGGACGCATCGCTGAAGGCTCCTCCGGGAATGAAGGGTGTCGTCATCTCGACCAAGTTGTTCAGCCGCAAGAAGAAGGATACGGAGAGCAAGAAGGACGACAAGAAACGTCTCGAATCGCTCGATCGCTCCCGCCGGAAAGACCTGAAGGAACTGCAGGAGAAGCTCGGAAAGAAACTCGAGCAGCTCCTGATCGGCGAAAAGTCCACCGGTATCCGCGACAACGACGGCAACGTCATCATCCGCAGCGGAACAGCTCTGAAGGAAGACTCCTTCAAGTCGCTGGAAAATCTCGATGCGCTCGACTACAACCAGGAATGGGTTGATGACAAGCGCAAGAACAACATGATCGTGAAGATCTATGAAAACTATCGGCAGAAACTGAGCGAAGTCGAAGAGCTCTACCGTCACGAGAAGAACAAGATTCAGCTTGGCGACGAGTTGGCGCCGGGTATCGTGCAGCTCGCGAAAGTCTATGTTGCCAAGAAGCGCAAGCTGTCAGTCGGCGACAAGATGGCCGGCCGTCACGGAAACAAGGGCGTCGTTTCGACGATCGTGCCTGTCGAAGACATGCCGTTCCTCCCGAATGGCCGCCCGGTCGATATCGTCCTCAACCCGCTGGGCGTCCCTTCCCGTATGAACCTCGGTCAGCTGTTCGAGGTGGCACTCGGGTGGGCCGGTCACGAGCTTGGTGTGACGTATGCATCGCCGATCTTCGATGGCGCCTCGTGGGAGAATGTGCAGGAACAGCTGCGCAAGGCTGGTCTCTCGGAGAATTCGAAATCAGTCCTGATCGACGGACGGAGCGGCGAGCCGTTCGACCAGGAGGTCAGTGTTGGATACATCTACATGATGAAGCTCTCGCATCTTGTAGATGACAAAATCCACGCCCGTTCCATCGGGCCATATTCACTTATTACACAGCAACCGCTGGGTGGTAAAGCGCAAGTCGGCGGCCAGAGGTTTGGTGAGATGGAAGTGTGGGCGCTCGAAGGATACGGCGCGTCGCATGTGCTGCAGGAGATCCTCACCGTCAAGTCTGACGACGTCGTGGGCCGTGCAAAGGTCTACGAAGCGATCGTCAAGGGTGACAATCTGCCTGAGCCGAACATACCTGAATCCTTCAACGTGCTCATTCGTGAGCTCCAGGGTCTCGGACTCGAAATCAAGATTGAGTGATGAGGTCCGACCTGCACGTGCGACCCTGAACTGGTCTGCGCTCTGGCGCAGCAAACACAATTGTTCGATGGAGGTTTTACATGCCATTTACATCAAGCGAAGCGACAGCGAAGAAGACCTTCTCCAAGATCATCATTAGCCTGGCATCGCCTGACATGATTCTGGCCCGCTCGCATGGCGAGGTAACGAAGCCGGAAACAATCAATTATCGTTCGTTCCGCCCAGAGAAAGATGGTCTCTTTTGCGAGAAAATTTTCGGGCCGGTACGCGATTGGGAATGCCATTGCGGTAAATACAAACGCATCCGGTACAAAGGGATCACGTGCGATCGGTGCGGCGTTGAAGTGACGCAGAAAAGTGTCCGGCGCGAGCGGATGGGCCATATCGCCCTTGCGGTACC
Coding sequences within:
- the rpmG gene encoding 50S ribosomal protein L33, with translation MRDIITLECSTCKRRNYSATKNKKLQTGRVEYKKYCKWCKKRTPHKETK
- the secE gene encoding preprotein translocase subunit SecE; protein product: MKEKILNFFNDVVKEMGKVTWPTRDELAESTKIVIIVCVLISLFTWGVDTLLAAALKAIL
- the nusG gene encoding transcription termination/antitermination protein NusG produces the protein MNKRWYVVRTYSGHEAKVKTYLESETARLNLSERLSSVMIPSEKVIEVKDGKKKARVKNFFPGYVLVEAVLDKETIHLILEAPSVLGFVPDKNNPAPLQPDEVRRLIGKMESKEDVELVEIPFRMGDPVKVVEGPFNNFSGFVQEVNPEKLKVKVMVSIFGRKTPVELDFVQVELEK
- the rplK gene encoding 50S ribosomal protein L11: MAKKITGFIKLQIPAGQANPAPPVGPALGQKGVNIMEFCKQFNARTKDQQGLIIPVIITVFSDKSFTFITKTPPAATLLLKAAKVEKGSGEPNRNKVGKVTKKQVREIAESKMVDLNAASVEAAMSMVAGTARSMGITVED
- the rplA gene encoding 50S ribosomal protein L1, which translates into the protein MRTRSKRYKTVATKVEKKNYTIADAVQKVKETASAKFAEGVDIAVRLGVDPKKADQALRGTVALPHGIGKAVRVLVIAKPPKDDEAKAAGADHVGFQDYLEKIQGGWADVDVIIATPDVMGDLGKLGRILGPRGLMPNPKSGTVTVDVGKAVTEVKAGKIEFRVDKAGIVHATVGKASFEKDKLVENIQSFLTTIVRLKPSTAKGTYIKSIAISTTMGPGVQIDRGEIAGH
- the rplJ gene encoding 50S ribosomal protein L10: MNRSDKEAIVAEVAERAARATAMYFADFTGLTVEEATQLRSEFRKAGVEYRVVKNTLAKKALEQVTGYDRVFDKLVGPTGIAFSYDDAVAPARIIKKFSDKSGKLKLKAAVLEKQVFDGSQLDELSKLPTRAELMSGIIGTIHAPVSGIVGAIGAVIRDLVNVIDAIEKKKAA
- the rplL gene encoding 50S ribosomal protein L7/L12, translating into MSAVAEIVEKIEKLTLLEAAELKKALEEKFGVTASAPMMFAGAAPAAAAPAVEEKTEFTVELKSAGAQKINVIKVVRAATGLGLKEAKDLVDGAPKAVKEGLNKEEAEKLKKEIEEAGGVVELK
- the rpoB gene encoding DNA-directed RNA polymerase subunit beta, whose translation is MKNQSNGSDGRISFGRIPSVIETPDLLNVQIDSFNKFLQSEVPPHRRKRHGLQQVFEMNFPITDARENFLLEFAEYYVEKPKYSVVECQERGLTFSVPLKAKLRLSSKREGSQEFTDTVEQEVYLGNLPAMTMRGTFIINGAERVVVSQLHRSPGVFFGESVHPNGTLMYSARIIPFRGSWVEFSTDINNVMYAYIDRKKKFPVTTLLRALGYSSDDEILDLFDLVEEVEVNKVALKDYVGRTICSDVFDKKTGEIFINKDAKLTEENVKQIKKADLKKIRLLKSEAMDSRSVIANTILRDVARSEEDALETIYSQLRSGEAPDLDTAKNLIDRLFFNPKRYDLGDVGRHRMNAKLGLTIKEDVTTLTREDIVAIVKYLIDLQQGKKNVDDIDHLGNRRVRTVGEQLAQQFNVGLSRMTRTIRERMNLRDSETITPQDLVNARTITSVINAFFGTNQLSQFMDQTNPLAEMTHKRRVSALGPGGLTRERAGFEVRDVHYTHYGRLCPIETPEGPNIGLISSLCIHARINDFGFIETPYRKVKGGKVTEEIDFLAAEKEDEVTIAQANAVVDERGRFKEERVKSRFQSDYPLAEPDKIQYMDVAPNQIVSAAAALIPFLEHDDANRALMGSNMQRQAVPLLVPVAPIVGTGLEEKLARDSRTIIAAERNGSVESVTADAIVVQYDIDENSTEAIISFDDKRRVEYKLTKFFRTNQDTCINQKPVVKEGDRIKRGDVLADGCATDEGELALGRNVLVAFMPWRGYNFEDAIIISERIVAEDVFTSIHIEEFELQVRDTKRGEEELTREIPNVSEEATKDLDENGIVRIGAEVNEGDILIGKITPKGETDPTPEEKLLKAIFGEKAGDVKDASLKAPPGMKGVVISTKLFSRKKKDTESKKDDKKRLESLDRSRRKDLKELQEKLGKKLEQLLIGEKSTGIRDNDGNVIIRSGTALKEDSFKSLENLDALDYNQEWVDDKRKNNMIVKIYENYRQKLSEVEELYRHEKNKIQLGDELAPGIVQLAKVYVAKKRKLSVGDKMAGRHGNKGVVSTIVPVEDMPFLPNGRPVDIVLNPLGVPSRMNLGQLFEVALGWAGHELGVTYASPIFDGASWENVQEQLRKAGLSENSKSVLIDGRSGEPFDQEVSVGYIYMMKLSHLVDDKIHARSIGPYSLITQQPLGGKAQVGGQRFGEMEVWALEGYGASHVLQEILTVKSDDVVGRAKVYEAIVKGDNLPEPNIPESFNVLIRELQGLGLEIKIE